The Meiothermus cerbereus DSM 11376 DNA window CAGGAACGCAGCCAGGTGGGGGAGCTCTCCCAGGCGGTGCAAGCTGTTACCAACCAGCGGGTCGAAATCGCATACGTAGATCAGGGCTATACAGGCTCGGAGGCGGAGCAGGCGGCTGCGCAGGAAGGGATAGCGCTGTGTGTGGTCAAGCTGGAGGAAGCCAAAAGAGGCTTCGTGTTGCTTCCCCGGCGTTGGGTAGTTGAGCGCAGCTTTGCCTGGATGGCTCGTTTTCGTCGGCTGGCGCGTGACTACGAACGACTTACCGAAACGCTGAAGGGTTTTCACTGGCTGGCCTTCTCGATTCTGTTATTACCGAAAGTTCTTGATGGTTTACGATCGGCTTCTTAGCAGACTCTAGGACGTTGGTGGCCAGGAGGAACCGTCCCAGCCCCTGCCGAGCCCGCTCTAGCTTCCCAAGCGGGCCAGGAGGCGGTAGCTCACCGAGAGGGGCGGCTCCCCCTTCCGGGGACGCCCCACCCGCCCCCGGTGCCGCTCTTCCTGTACCCCCAGGTAGACCAGGCGGTGGTAGGGAAGCTTCCCACTGGCCTCCTCCAGGGCCCGCCGGGCGTCCGCCTCGCAGGCGAACCCCCGGGAAAGGAGCCTCCCCAGCGCCTTCTCAGCCTCCCCCTCCGCCCGCGCCACCCGCCGCCGGAGGCCCTCTTCCTCCTCCCGGGCCCGGGCCTCGCTCTCCACCAGGAGCCAGCGCTGCCGCACACCCCCGTACTCGCGCTCCACCTCCAGCCCCCGGTACCCCGGGAGCAGAGGGGTCCAAGCTTCTCGCGGAAACTCCCCTTCCAGCAGGGCCCGGGCCTCCTTGAGGGTAGCGGGCACCCGCAGAATCCAGGAGAACCCCTCCAGGGCCCGGAGGTTCTCCTGGCTGTAGCTGGCCCCATCCAGCACCACCACCGCCCCCAGGTCCAGGGCCTGGCGGTAGCGGGCTAATAGAGGCACCAGGGCCTCCCGATCCGACTGGTTTCCGTCCCCGGGGGCGAAGAGCAGGGGAATCCCCCCGGTGTCGGCGCAGACCAGGTTCATCACCCACTGCTGGAGGTCAGGGCGGTGATCCCGGGAATAGCCGTGGGTGAGGCGGATGGCCAGGGGTTCATCCCCCGCATCGACCGTCTGGCCTTCTTCCCCGCTCCCGTACACCCCGTGGACGTGGAAGCTGGTGGAGTCCACGTGCAAAGCCTGGACCGGAAAGGGGAAAGCCTTTCGGGCCGCCTGGGCAATCCCCAGGAAGACCTCGGTGACCCCGGCCTCGAAGAGGTCGTCCAGCATCCGGCCCATGCGGTCGTCGTTGAGGAGGTCGGGGGTGATGCCGGGACCCAGGAGGTGCTCGGTGGGCTTGCCCTGGAAGAAGTGGCCGAAGAGGTAGAGGGGGGAGGCGACGAAGCCCAGGGCGTTCAAGATGGCGGCCTTGAGGGCCATACCGGTGGAGACCTTTTCCCCGGGCCTAGGGCCCACGAGGCGGTCCACGGTCTCCACCAACCGGATTCTGTCCAGCACGCTAGCCACCAGGCCCAGGTGGCCCAGGTCGTAGACCTGTAGGTTGGGTGGGGTTTCCATCCCAAAATCCTAAGGCATGGGGGGAGGGGTGCGGAATGTCGGTTTTGAACAACGCGCAAAAGTATGCCCCCAAAGCAGCCGTGCAGGTCGAGCTCGGCCACTCCGACGACCGGCAGTTTGCCATTCTGAGCGTGCAGGACGAAGGGCCGGGTATGCCCCCGGAGGTGTTGCAGCGGGCTATCGAGCCCTTCTACCGCGCCCCCGGAACCCGTGTGCCGGGCAACGGACTGGGCCTGAGCGTGGCTGCCCAGGTAGCCCAGGTACACGGCGGTCGGCTGGTATTGAGAAACCTCGAGCCCCACGGCCTCGCAGCCGAGCTGTGGATTCGGGTTCAATCGGCCTGATCGAGCGGGAACTTCACCTCGAAAACCGCCCCGCCTTCGGGTCGGTTGTGGGCCCCCACGGTTCCTCTGTGCAACTCCACCAGGGTTTTGACGATGGAAAGCCCCAGGCCGCTGCCGCCGGTGGCCCTCGAGCGCGAGGCTTCGGCCCGGTAAAAGCGGTCAAACACCTTGTTTAGCGCTTCTGCCGGAATGCCGGGGCCGCTGTCCTGCACCCGCAGGTAGGCCTGGGTGGTGTCTGAGGTGACTTCCAGGGCAATCTTCCCTCCCGCTGGCGTATGTTCCAGGGCGTTGGAGAGCAGGTTCCCGATCACCTGAGCCAGGCGGTCGGGGTCGGCCTGTATCGGGATGGCCCGACCGGGTAGCTTCAGCTCGAGCTCGACTTGTCGGGCCTTTAGCGCAGCCCGAAAGGTGGCAGCCATCCGGCCCACCAACTCGACCAGGTTCATAGGTTGCAATGTCAGGTTGAGCCGCCCCGCGTCGGCCAGCGAGAGGGTGCGCAGGTCTTCGACCAGGCGCGAGAGCAGGGCGGCCTGGTGGTGCAGGCGGTCAATCTCGCCCATCTCCAGGGGCATTACCCCATCCTGGATGGCCTCCAGGCGGCCCTGCATCACCGTCAGGGGGGTGCGCAGCTCGTGGGCAATATCGGCAATCATGGCCCGTCGCTCGGCCTCGAGTTGCTCCAAAGCCTCGGCCATGCGATTGAAGTTACGGGCCAGCCGGGCCGCCTCGTCCTCGCCTCGAGGGGTGACGATACGGGCGGCGAAATCGCCCTGAGCCAGGCGGCTGGCCGCGTCGGAAATAGCCTCGATGGGTCGGGCGATGCGCCGGGCAAAGACCAGCGCCAGCAACACCCCCAGCCCGGTGGCGGCCAGGCCGGCAATCAGCAGATTTTGCTGCAAACGGGCCTCCAGGCTGGGTCGGCGCAGACGGGGCGGGGCTTGTAGCCGAACCGGCCGTGCATCGGGGCTGTCCAGGGCAGTGATCCAGAAAATTGGGTTGGGGTTGTCGGGGTTATCCGAGGGGCGCATCTGTACCCGTATTGCGCGGCCCTCTGCCAGCATCTGCCGCAGCTCGGGGGTCAGGCTCAGGCTGGGCGGGCGCCCCTCGTTGCGCCGCAAAAAGTCCCGCACCTCAGGGGGCAGCTCTCGAAAGGTTCGCTCCCGCTGGAAGGTGTTGAGGGCCACCGTCAAAAGGCTGGTGGTAATAGCCACCAGGGCCATCAGCAGGCTCAGGCGTACTTCAATGCGATGGAAAAGGTGCATACAAACAGTAGGAGACTGCAACAATCAAGCCTCGACCCACAAGCGATACCCCACCCCCCGCACGGTTTCCAGAAGCCCCGCACCGCCAGCGGCCTCGAGCTTCTTACGCAGGTTTTTGAGGTGCACGTCCACCACCCGCTCCAGCGCGTCGGAGTCGGGCAGGGCCGCCTCGAGCAGTTCGGCGCGGGAAAAGGCCTTGCCGGGGGTGCGGGCCAGGGTTTCCAGCAGGCGGAACTCGGTGGGAGTGAGCTCGAGGCGCAACCCCTCCAGGCGGGCCACCACCTTCTCGCTATCGATTTCCAGCGGCCCCACCCGCAGGATGCCTTTGGGCGCCTCGGCCAGCACTGCCCGGCGCAGCACCGCCTTGACCCGGGCCACCACCTCGCGGGGGCTAAAGGGCTTGGTTATGTAATCGTCGGCGCCCAGCTCCAGACCCAGCAGCTTGTCCAGATCCTCGGTACGGGCCGTCACCAGAATCACCGGGGTGTTGCCGTGGTTGCGGATGCGGCGCAGCACCTCGAGGCCATCCATCTCCGGCAGCATGATGTCCAGCAGCACCAGGTCGGGCTGTGCTGCCCAAACCAGGTTCAAGGCCTGAGGGCCATCGGAGGCCCGCTCGGTGCGGAACCCCTCCCGGCGCAGGTAGCCCTCGAGGATTTCGGCAATCTCCGGCTCGTCTTCCACCACCAGTACCAATGCCACCCCATTTAGTGTATCGGTAGTGGACAGTTCCATGACAGCACCTTCGCTCATCTTCATGAAGGGGCGGAGTGGGTTGTGTGAAGCTGGCATGTAGAGCAGATTGCACAAATACCCTGGTGCTTGCACCAGTACAGCGGCCGGAGCGGTTATCGGAAAAAACCTGGTAATCCCCGAAACTGTACAGGAGTCGTTTTTTGCCGCCAATCCTGGCGGCAAAAAATAAAGTGAAACGCGATAGGAGCCATCGGCACAATCCCCAGCAAAAGTAACCGTCGGCTGACCAGCCCTGTTGCATCCTCTGGCCCATGGACAAAGGAGGCCAGATGTGGAAGAAGCCGAAAATTCGTAACCACCGTTTCATGCTCCCTAGTGTAGTTCTTATACAACCTACCCTCCGGGTAAGATAACCCAATGACAGGCTGGTTTCGGGTACTGCTGGTCGTGGTGTTGTCGGCCTCGGCCTGGGCCAAAGGCGTAGTACTGCCGTTCTCGGGGCCAGGAGGCCATTCCATTGCACAGGCGGTAGCGGGGGGGCTGGGGGTGGCGCCGCCTTCGCTGGCTGCTATCTTGTTGCCGGACATGCCCTGGCAGGGCAGCTACGACCTGGCGGCAGGTTCGCTGAGCACGGCCGGGGGTGCGCGGCTGGCTCGAGAAATTAGCGGCGCTACCTGGCTTTTGGTGGGTGCAATAGACCGGCAGGGTTGGGTGCGGGTGTTTCTGGCCGACGAGCGCGGCATTCGCAAAGCACGCTTCAGCCGGCCCGAACTGGCGATGTACTGGACGGCGGCGCAGGTGGGAGTAAAAGCGGGAGGGTGGAAGCTCGAGCCCGTACGGGAAAACGACCTGGCACGGCTGTCCCAAGGCGACCTGGGCGTGCAAGGCAGCCCCCTGCCCATTCCCTACTACCGGGCGGCGGTGGCCCTGCGCGACGATGGGGTGGCCTCGCTGTTGATTACCGAGCAACTGCCCAGAGACCTGCACGATTTCTGGAACCGGGTGCGGCAGAACCAACCACCCCTGGCCTATCAGGCCCTGGTAGATTTTTCCGAGCGCCGCCGGGTGGAGGCTTTGAGCGCGGCCCGCAAACTGGCCGAAGGCAAGGTCTACGAGCGACTCACCGCCCTGCTGTTGTTTCGGGGTTTGGAGGATCCGCAGTGGGCTGCGCTGGCCCGTAACCTGACCGAGACGGCCCCCGAGATGCCTTTGGCCTGGGAGGAACTGAGCTTCGCGGCCTTCGACGAGAACAAAGCAGAATTGGCCAAAACCGCCTTGGAACGAGCGGCGGCGCTACTGGCTGAGAAAAACCTCTACTGGACCAACCTGGGCTGGGCCCATTATCTGTTGGGTGACTACGCCCGCTCGGTGAGCGCATCGCTGCGCTCGCTGAAGCTGGAGGCGCAGGTCCGCGAGGAATACGCTGTTCCGGCTTACAACCTGGGGCTGGTGCGGGCGCTCTACGGCGACCATCTGGGTGCCCGGGAAGCCTACAACCTGGCGCTACGGGTGGATGAGGGCCAGGAATTTCAGGCCGCCCTGAAGGATTTGCAGGAGGCGGGCCAGCCCCGGCTGGAATTCTGGAAGGGCTATCTGGCCGAGCGCGCCGGTTTGAATGAGCGGGCCCGGAGCCACTACCAGCGCTTCGTGCAGAACAACCCCCAAAGCCCGTTGGTGGCCTGGGCCCAACGGGCGGTGGCGCAAATGCAGCAGGCCAAAGTGGAGGTTTCGCTAGAGCGCCTGATGTTGCGGGCGGATGACCTCGAGGCCCGTCCCTTTGGGGCGGGCGAGGCGGTTTTTCCCCAG harbors:
- a CDS encoding IS5 family transposase, coding for QERSQVGELSQAVQAVTNQRVEIAYVDQGYTGSEAEQAAAQEGIALCVVKLEEAKRGFVLLPRRWVVERSFAWMARFRRLARDYERLTETLKGFHWLAFSILLLPKVLDGLRSAS
- a CDS encoding ATP-binding protein, whose amino-acid sequence is MSVLNNAQKYAPKAAVQVELGHSDDRQFAILSVQDEGPGMPPEVLQRAIEPFYRAPGTRVPGNGLGLSVAAQVAQVHGGRLVLRNLEPHGLAAELWIRVQSA
- a CDS encoding sensor histidine kinase, which codes for MHLFHRIEVRLSLLMALVAITTSLLTVALNTFQRERTFRELPPEVRDFLRRNEGRPPSLSLTPELRQMLAEGRAIRVQMRPSDNPDNPNPIFWITALDSPDARPVRLQAPPRLRRPSLEARLQQNLLIAGLAATGLGVLLALVFARRIARPIEAISDAASRLAQGDFAARIVTPRGEDEAARLARNFNRMAEALEQLEAERRAMIADIAHELRTPLTVMQGRLEAIQDGVMPLEMGEIDRLHHQAALLSRLVEDLRTLSLADAGRLNLTLQPMNLVELVGRMAATFRAALKARQVELELKLPGRAIPIQADPDRLAQVIGNLLSNALEHTPAGGKIALEVTSDTTQAYLRVQDSGPGIPAEALNKVFDRFYRAEASRSRATGGSGLGLSIVKTLVELHRGTVGAHNRPEGGAVFEVKFPLDQAD
- a CDS encoding response regulator transcription factor, whose translation is MELSTTDTLNGVALVLVVEDEPEIAEILEGYLRREGFRTERASDGPQALNLVWAAQPDLVLLDIMLPEMDGLEVLRRIRNHGNTPVILVTARTEDLDKLLGLELGADDYITKPFSPREVVARVKAVLRRAVLAEAPKGILRVGPLEIDSEKVVARLEGLRLELTPTEFRLLETLARTPGKAFSRAELLEAALPDSDALERVVDVHLKNLRKKLEAAGGAGLLETVRGVGYRLWVEA
- a CDS encoding tetratricopeptide repeat protein gives rise to the protein MTGWFRVLLVVVLSASAWAKGVVLPFSGPGGHSIAQAVAGGLGVAPPSLAAILLPDMPWQGSYDLAAGSLSTAGGARLAREISGATWLLVGAIDRQGWVRVFLADERGIRKARFSRPELAMYWTAAQVGVKAGGWKLEPVRENDLARLSQGDLGVQGSPLPIPYYRAAVALRDDGVASLLITEQLPRDLHDFWNRVRQNQPPLAYQALVDFSERRRVEALSAARKLAEGKVYERLTALLLFRGLEDPQWAALARNLTETAPEMPLAWEELSFAAFDENKAELAKTALERAAALLAEKNLYWTNLGWAHYLLGDYARSVSASLRSLKLEAQVREEYAVPAYNLGLVRALYGDHLGAREAYNLALRVDEGQEFQAALKDLQEAGQPRLEFWKGYLAERAGLNERARSHYQRFVQNNPQSPLVAWAQRAVAQMQQAKVEVSLERLMLRADDLEARPFGAGEAVFPQVRIEGFPYLASGTLVTRLLDAQGQVLQSANKAVAARPLTTGIVQTGAAVRLPREGTYTLEVLYGSAKARLELTAGKPSLTRQLYTAGIVLRNLSNAPLLSGAQMLSPEGEALAIQQVQAALHEVAPRAQQIPNLSRKLTSGPYSGNSIAELLQKADEALVRAFLEAVVGQPDLIGDGDVVNGFIGWLSPAPR